The proteins below are encoded in one region of Arthrobacter sp. CJ23:
- the hisS gene encoding histidine--tRNA ligase: protein MARTASLSGFPEWLPQERLVELHVLDTLRKTFELHGFSSIETRAVETVGQLLRKGEIDKEVYGLSRLQDDEAPDASTLDKHDPHALALHFDLTVPFARYVVENAGYLAFPFRRYQIQKVWRGERPQEGRAREFTQADIDVVGDGELPFRYDVEIALVIAEALSALPIPDFRLRINNRKLAEGFYRGIGLTDTAGVLRSIDKLEKIGAAKVAELLKSELGASDEQAALALQLAGIRTEDTSFVAQVRALGVNDELLEEGLSELEQVIEAAVQRAPGKVIADLSIARGLDYYTGTVVETVLVGHEQLGSICSGGRYDALASKGNRKFPGVGLSIGVTRLVSRILSQEFATASRSVPTAVLVALNNDDSWSAAQDVAAQLRGRGIATEVAAKAEKFGKQIKFADRRGIPFVWFTDDDGKHQVKDIRSGEQVDADPASWTPSAEDLHVRVTTA from the coding sequence ATGGCACGTACCGCCTCCTTGTCCGGATTCCCCGAGTGGCTTCCCCAGGAACGGTTGGTGGAGCTGCACGTGCTGGACACGCTGCGGAAGACCTTTGAGCTGCACGGGTTCTCCTCGATTGAAACGCGTGCCGTGGAAACCGTCGGCCAGCTCCTGCGCAAGGGCGAAATCGATAAAGAGGTCTACGGCCTGAGCCGCCTCCAGGATGACGAGGCCCCGGACGCCAGCACGTTAGACAAGCACGATCCCCACGCCTTGGCGCTGCACTTCGACCTGACCGTGCCTTTTGCCCGGTACGTCGTCGAAAACGCCGGCTACCTTGCCTTCCCGTTCCGTCGGTACCAGATCCAGAAGGTTTGGCGTGGTGAGCGCCCGCAGGAGGGCCGTGCCCGGGAATTCACGCAGGCGGACATCGACGTGGTGGGCGACGGCGAACTGCCGTTCCGCTACGACGTCGAGATCGCGCTTGTCATCGCCGAAGCCCTCAGCGCACTGCCCATCCCGGACTTCCGCCTGCGGATCAATAACCGCAAGCTCGCCGAAGGCTTCTACAGGGGCATCGGCCTGACGGACACGGCAGGGGTCCTGCGCAGCATCGACAAGCTCGAGAAGATCGGCGCCGCGAAGGTCGCCGAACTGCTCAAGAGCGAGCTCGGCGCCAGCGACGAACAGGCCGCCCTGGCCCTCCAGCTGGCAGGCATCCGCACCGAGGACACCTCCTTCGTGGCCCAGGTCCGCGCCCTGGGCGTCAACGACGAACTCCTGGAAGAAGGCCTCAGCGAACTCGAACAGGTCATCGAAGCCGCCGTGCAGCGCGCCCCGGGCAAGGTCATTGCAGACCTCAGCATCGCCCGCGGCCTGGACTACTACACGGGCACCGTCGTCGAAACTGTCCTGGTGGGCCACGAGCAGCTCGGTTCCATCTGCTCCGGCGGCCGCTACGACGCCCTGGCCAGCAAGGGCAACCGCAAGTTCCCGGGCGTCGGCCTGTCCATCGGTGTCACCCGCCTGGTCTCGCGCATCCTCAGCCAGGAATTCGCCACGGCTTCCCGCTCGGTACCCACGGCAGTGCTCGTGGCATTGAACAACGACGACAGCTGGTCCGCGGCCCAGGACGTCGCCGCGCAGCTGCGCGGGCGCGGCATCGCCACCGAAGTCGCTGCCAAGGCCGAAAAGTTCGGCAAGCAAATCAAGTTCGCCGACCGCCGCGGCATCCCCTTCGTCTGGTTCACCGACGACGACGGCAAGCACCAGGTCAAGGACATCCGCTCCGGTGAGCAGGTGGACGCCGACCCGGCCAGCTGGACACCGTCCGCGGAAGACCTGCACGTCCGCGTCACCACGGCCTGA
- a CDS encoding peptidylprolyl isomerase: MATRSRDDREARRRIRQMEAKRELRQEQGKRRRRDNTLAVGAGTLAVVLAVILQLAVFSSNPTEEEFAAAEAGLTSPSPSPSPSNGPDIPKPETAAGKTFTGELKLNGSVVGVELDGNTAPQAAAVYKSLSDAGYYNGASCHRLTTGDTFALLQCGAKTPDGSDDPAYRWGPLENTPADNKYVAGTIAVARTSGNAYGNGHQFFIVYKDTEIPADQAGGYSVVGKVTTGLDVITTIAAAGITPGSSPSDGTPVAAVTIDSFSLK, encoded by the coding sequence TTGGCAACAAGGTCGCGGGATGACCGCGAAGCCAGACGGCGCATCCGGCAGATGGAGGCCAAGCGCGAACTGCGGCAGGAACAGGGGAAACGGCGCCGCCGTGACAACACCCTGGCAGTCGGTGCCGGCACCCTTGCTGTTGTTCTCGCCGTCATCCTGCAGCTGGCAGTCTTCAGTTCCAACCCCACGGAGGAGGAGTTCGCCGCGGCCGAGGCGGGACTGACCTCGCCGTCGCCGTCGCCGTCGCCCTCCAACGGACCGGACATTCCCAAGCCGGAAACCGCGGCAGGAAAGACCTTCACCGGCGAGCTCAAGCTCAACGGCAGCGTTGTGGGTGTCGAACTTGACGGAAATACGGCCCCCCAGGCGGCGGCCGTCTACAAATCGCTCAGCGACGCCGGCTACTACAACGGGGCCAGCTGCCACAGGTTGACCACCGGGGATACCTTCGCCCTGCTGCAGTGCGGGGCCAAGACCCCGGACGGTTCGGACGATCCTGCCTACCGCTGGGGACCGCTGGAAAACACCCCGGCGGACAACAAATACGTGGCCGGAACCATCGCCGTGGCGCGCACCTCCGGGAATGCCTACGGCAACGGCCACCAGTTCTTCATTGTCTACAAGGACACGGAAATCCCGGCCGACCAGGCCGGCGGCTACTCCGTGGTCGGCAAGGTCACCACCGGGCTGGACGTCATTACCACCATCGCGGCGGCAGGCATCACTCCCGGCAGCAGCCCTTCCGACGGCACCCCTGTGGCAGCTGTCACGATAGACTCGTTCTCTCTGAAGTAA
- a CDS encoding DUF349 domain-containing protein, with protein sequence MTDSQKSDETAVVANDEAVEAPEAATPEAPAAAPEEDGAGTEAPAEAPVETPMAEPAAAPEESPATPATPRPAAPSPSAFAARPKAAAGVVPAAPAVSAASLAEAAKWGRAEGDGHVFLTIDGAEQPVGQYPGVSPEEALGYFARKFDDVIAQVVLMEHRVESKAPATDMQKTVAHLREQLGEGNMVGDIRSAEARLESLSVRIAELEKSEKAAHDAVRATELAAREAIVAEAETISAQDPSQIQWKTSSARMNELFETWKVAQKSGIRLGRSNEDALWKRFRSARTVFDRHRRAYFSQLDSTNSAAKSAKESLIAEAEALSSSTDWGYAAGEYRRLMDQWKATPRASRKDDDALWTRFRAAQDVFFSNRQAANDEIDQQYTVNLSVKEQLVVEAQALLPITDLNAAKKALQSIRDRWEEAGKVPRADMGRIEAGLRKVEDAVREAEDDKWRRSNPETKARTNSALSQLESAIAGLREDLEKAEKAGDQRRIKAAREALEARESWLDQIQRSASDLA encoded by the coding sequence GTGACAGACAGTCAGAAATCCGACGAAACAGCAGTAGTGGCCAACGATGAGGCAGTCGAGGCTCCCGAGGCGGCAACGCCCGAGGCCCCGGCAGCGGCTCCCGAGGAAGACGGCGCAGGCACGGAAGCGCCGGCAGAAGCCCCGGTGGAAACCCCGATGGCAGAGCCCGCCGCGGCTCCGGAGGAAAGCCCCGCGACTCCTGCCACGCCGCGACCGGCAGCCCCCTCCCCTTCGGCCTTCGCCGCCCGGCCCAAGGCCGCAGCAGGCGTTGTTCCCGCCGCCCCGGCAGTGTCGGCGGCGTCGCTGGCCGAGGCCGCCAAGTGGGGACGCGCCGAAGGTGACGGGCACGTCTTCCTGACGATCGACGGCGCCGAGCAGCCCGTGGGCCAGTACCCCGGGGTCAGCCCCGAGGAAGCCCTGGGCTACTTCGCCCGAAAGTTCGACGACGTCATCGCCCAGGTTGTCCTCATGGAACACCGCGTGGAGTCCAAGGCTCCTGCGACCGACATGCAGAAGACCGTGGCCCATCTGCGCGAGCAGCTTGGCGAGGGCAACATGGTGGGCGACATCCGCTCCGCCGAAGCCCGCCTTGAGTCGCTCTCCGTCCGGATTGCCGAGCTGGAGAAATCCGAGAAGGCTGCCCACGACGCCGTCCGCGCCACCGAGCTGGCAGCACGCGAGGCAATCGTGGCGGAGGCTGAAACCATCTCCGCGCAGGATCCTTCCCAGATCCAGTGGAAGACCTCCAGCGCGCGGATGAACGAGCTCTTCGAGACCTGGAAGGTCGCCCAGAAGAGCGGCATCCGCCTGGGCCGCAGCAACGAGGACGCCCTGTGGAAGCGGTTCCGTTCCGCACGGACCGTGTTCGACCGGCACCGCCGCGCCTATTTCTCCCAGCTGGACAGCACCAACTCGGCTGCGAAGTCGGCCAAGGAGAGCCTCATCGCCGAGGCCGAGGCACTCTCGTCCTCCACCGACTGGGGCTACGCGGCCGGCGAATACCGCCGCCTCATGGACCAGTGGAAGGCCACTCCGCGCGCCAGCCGCAAGGATGACGATGCCCTGTGGACCCGGTTCCGCGCCGCCCAGGACGTTTTCTTCAGCAACCGCCAGGCTGCCAATGACGAGATCGACCAGCAGTACACGGTCAACCTTTCCGTCAAGGAACAGCTCGTGGTTGAGGCCCAGGCCCTGCTGCCGATCACGGACCTCAACGCCGCCAAGAAGGCCCTGCAGTCCATCCGCGACCGCTGGGAAGAAGCCGGCAAGGTCCCGCGCGCAGACATGGGACGCATCGAGGCCGGGCTGCGCAAAGTGGAGGACGCCGTGCGCGAGGCCGAGGACGACAAGTGGCGCCGGAGCAACCCGGAGACCAAGGCTCGCACCAACAGCGCCCTGTCACAGCTGGAATCCGCCATTGCCGGGCTCCGGGAGGACCTGGAGAAGGCCGAAAAAGCCGGCGACCAGCGCCGCATCAAGGCAGCCCGCGAAGCTCTCGAAGCCCGCGAGTCCTGGCTCGACCAGATCCAGCGTTCGGCCAGCGACCTCGCCTAG